The following nucleotide sequence is from Echeneis naucrates chromosome 5, fEcheNa1.1, whole genome shotgun sequence.
TTGAGTCTGTTGTTATCACCTTAGAACTCATAAGCAATGTCTTAAAATAGTTATCTGATCTTACCAAAAATACACTCTACTAGTGTGATGCCAAACATAGATGAGCAAACAAATCTTCACATTGAAGTATTAACCAGAAATAGTTTGGAAGGAACTCCCcacaaatgataaaaaaaaaaaaaaaaaatggtagcAGAGAGATGATGATATAGCCTTCTAGGGACCCAAAAGAATACAACAATAATCACTGAATGATTTCCTCACATCGATTAATTTGCATCATCCTTTCACTTTTTGACAGAATTGTCACTCCGGTCAGCAAGCTGATTTTCCGTGTTTGGAGCCACCAGACACTAAAGGCAGACATCCTGTTGGGAATGGCCACACTGGAGATCCGTGAGACCCTTAAGAATAATGACCTGAAATGTGAGTCTTCCATACTTTCTTACTGCTATGGACTCCTCTTTTGGTTTGCAGTTgtattttttctgcttctgagAGATCAAACAAAATAGTTGATTGGACACTTCATACTAACTTTTCAGACAACAATTATCTTGTTTATATGTTTTGGGATAATAAATTGTAACTCTTGTAATCTCACTTTCTGTGTTCAATTTGTGTATCTTTGTCTATTAGCACATCTTTATCTGACAGACATGCATGCTTTAAACGCTATACACACTTTTTCTGTAAGAGTGCATATGTGTCTAAGTTGGTTATGCAAATGCTTTATTGGGCTTTGATAAGATTAACAACGAGCATTGATACCACTCAATAAGGCTTTCTTCTCATTGCAATAAAGGTCTTATCATAGTTTCTGACCTTTTGTCCCCaggatgtgttttcttttcttttcttcagacCTGACCACCATGCTCAACCCATGTGACATAAACATCTGGCCCATATTCTGAGTTAAAGCTGCCTGCTCTAAATTTGCTAGCTTTGCTAGCCTTGTTAGCAGCCTCTTAAGGCCACATTGCTTGATAGAACGCATGTGACgaaagtgcttttttttcccattgtttcttttgattttacCAGCAAGTTCACTCGTTTTGATATTGAGCAtctcagagacaaacaaagcatatttccattttttttatgatgttgaTGGGGTTAATTATATGATGAGTTCACCTGAGGTGTGTTGTTGAATCCTCTGAATTAAAAGCTCCTGTAGTGTCTTCAACATGATGATTCTGTTCCCTATCCCAGTGTGCGAGGTGGTGCAGACACTGCACCTGTGCTCTGAGAGAGACCCCAAGGATGTTGTGGGTGACCTTTCAGTTTGTCTGGACGGCATGCAGGTGGATGCTGAAAGCTTTGCCCTGGCAGAGAGAGAACATGGTAAggaagcaaacacacaattaaatcCAATATAAAGTGCTCTTGCCcaatgttagctgggattggctccagcacccacccgcgacccagaaatggaaaactgGTAGAATGTGAATAAaggcatgaatgaatgaatggacatAATGATGTTAGTGCATAAGTCAAGCTGGTAATGGAAAATCACTCCGTTACACACTTTCATTTACAGCTCATCCAGGGAGCATTGTAAAATGCTGCCCTTTCAAATATTTGGAATACAgattttttatatgtaaaatttGATCATTCTtaacaaagaatttttttttatcatcattaaacATAGAAAGAGCTAAATGTTTACACCAAAAAGTATGAGctatcatgttgtttttttttccatatataaAAGTTGGGACTCTTCGTTGAGTTCTGCTTACtgagtataaataaataaatgcccaTGGGTTAAAAAAAAGGTTGTCTTGCCAATTGCCTGTAATTATAGGAAATATGCAATCATACAATTTACACAAtaattttgtgttcattttgtcaattatcttcttttttttctgtcattctaGCAGCTGTTCCAAATGGAAATACGAAACAAAATGGAGACACTGGCAACAGGTTTAGTAAATCCAAAATTGTTGCATTATAATGCCACTCATCAATCTCATATCTACTCTATAACTCAAAGAACAAACCTTACCTTAAGCGGTATATCagtaatttttccattttgatcCCCAGGTCAAGCAGAGATACCTCACCCTCCAGTGATTCAGAGGAGTGGGTCATTGTTCCCAATGGTCCTTCTGTCAATGGTACAATTTCTCCTTCACGGTCTCCTGGAGGCTCTGGTGCTTCGCGTCCTCCTAGACCAACAcggcctcctcctccaacaccGTGCAGACCAGCAGCCTCACCAAGTAAGAAAAGCAAGCATCATTGAATTCAACTTCATTGCACATTTTCACATACCAAGGATCATATACACCCTGTGTGTAACAATTGTACAATACAAATTATTTCACAGAATTTCTGCCCTTGCTTCTCTCCACAGCCTCTTCTAGTAGTTCTTCTCCAAGTGAGTTGAGTGAAGCCCCAGCTTCTGATGGCTCCTCTCAGGTGTCTGCCAGTGGATGTTCAGATCAACAGGATGACTCAGGTGCAGCGTCTGCAAGGCCCTCACAGCCAACATCTGACCCGAAACCAGGAGCCTCCACCTCAACAGCTGTGGGCACAACAACTCCAAGAATCACACCCATGAACAATGGTCCCTTACCACCAGGGTACAAGAGCTAagcttgtttctgttttcatcattttcatttcagccttGGAAACATTGGAGTGCTAAAATTATTTGTCTCATTTCTATGTATATTGAAGAATTTTCCGTAACAAATTGCTTACTCCGCTGTTGTCCCCCAGTTCTAAACCCgtttcctttgtctttgctcACTCATTTTGTATTGGCTTTGCAGGTGGGAGCAAAGGGTGGACCAAAATGGTCGAGTGTACTATGTGGATCATATTGAGAAAAGGACAACCTGGGAAAGGCCTGAGCCTCTACCTGCAGGGTATCAAAACACCAGATCCATTTCTAATTAATAACAccagtaataaaaataacaatactGATAGAGATTTCTGACCTCACCAGTTTTTGAAAATCTTCAGAAAAACTATTTGCTCAGACTCAACATAACATTTAATAATTACACTGAATTACGAAACCTATTAAGTGACAGCTACCTTGctctcactctccttctctGTAGGTGGGAGCGACGGGTGGACCCAATGGGTAGAGTGTACTATGTTGACCACATGACACGAACCACAACATGGCAACGTCCCACGCAGGAGTCAGTGCGTAACTATGAGGAATGGCAGCACCAGCGCAGCCAGCTGCAGGGAGCAATGCAGCAGTTTAATCAGAGGTTCATTTATGGGGTGAGGGTTTAAGATTTCTCACAAATGTTATTCATTCAgatgttcaacatttttaatgtgatgtcCCAAGGAttgtaaagtttgtttttacttaATCAACATGTCCTGTTCAGCTCCAAGACCAGCTAGCAGCTACAGCCAATAAGGAATTTGACCCACTGGGACCTTTGCCACATGGTTGGGGTAAATATCACCATTTACagaattagacaaaaaaaaaaatgcacgacacacacacacgtttattttatgattattatttctttttgggGGACCAGAAAAGAGAACAGACACCAATGGCAGAGTGTATTTTGTTCATCATCCAACACGGACAACACAGTGGGAAGACCCCAGGAGGCAAGGGTAagtgtatgcttgtgtgtgtgtgtgtgtgtttgtaaccaTGACTGCTATTTTCACACACTGTTATGTCTAGTATAAATGACTGTCTTGTTAAAATAAAGTCATAttgtcagaaaacatttcacCTTAACTGTGCATTTCCTTTATTGCCTGTGAGAGGCACTAATGTTGCGCTAACTTGCTCATTATAAGCAGACATTCAAGTAATCTGGCAGTTCTGAAGGTAACAGGTagtttcacataaaaagggtTTTCAAAGAATATTGATTTGATTCcaaacatcattaaaaatcaTCAGACCGTGCATTGTGtgtcaaagtttttttgttctgttttgttttttacattttaacttttttttttttttaaggctcaCACATTTGTAtattcctttgtgtttgtgttgttcaggCTTCTGAATGATAAACCCCTGCCTGATGGTTGGGAAATGAGGTTCACCGTGGATGGTATTCCCTACTTTGTAGACCACAACAGGCGAACCACAACCTACATTGACCCCCGCACTGGGAAATCTTCACTGTAAGTTGTCAAAGTGtatgtgtaaaatattttacattcgAATATAACTTTTCCTCTTTGATTATGCCAAAAATTTGAACAGTACTTCAATTAATGTAATTCATAGAATATAGTAATCTCTTTGACATTACACAAAGGAAGTAGATTATTTGTCAGGCTCCAAAACGTGCATTATAATATTGCTATAATTTTGACAAACGTGTTTTGTTGGGGCTTGTGCCAAGCAAACATGTTAATTTACATCTGAAGAATGTGATTTGTATGCTGGTATCTCACTAACCGTAGGACTACCAATACACATTTCACCTTATTCAAAAAATGGCAGCTACTGTGATTTGAATATTGAACTTGCATATAcatagatatatttttttctgatccTTCCCTCAGTGAGAATGGACCACAGATAACCTATGTCAGGGACTTTAAAGCCAAAGTGCAGTACTTCAGGTTCTGGTGTCAGGTATGTGCTATTGAACATCTCTGCACAAGTGCTGAAAGGCTTTATCTCTCAATAAAGTAGTTATTTCTTCACTTTCAAAAGTGTACTGATACTTTATATCTGCTGGTATGTCGGT
It contains:
- the itcha gene encoding itchy E3 ubiquitin protein ligase a isoform X2, with the protein product MKSQLQVTVISARLKENKKNWFGPSPYVEVVVDGQSKRTEKCNNTHSPKWKQALTVIVTPVSKLIFRVWSHQTLKADILLGMATLEIRETLKNNDLKLCEVVQTLHLCSERDPKDVVGDLSVCLDGMQVDAESFALAEREHAVPNGNTKQNGDTGNRSSRDTSPSSDSEEWVIVPNGPSVNGTISPSRSPGGSGASRPPRPTRPPPPTPCRPAASPTSSSSSSPSELSEAPASDGSSQVSASGCSDQQDDSGAASARPSQPTSDPKPGASTSTAVGTTTPRITPMNNGPLPPGWEQRVDQNGRVYYVDHIEKRTTWERPEPLPAGWERRVDPMGRVYYVDHMTRTTTWQRPTQESVRNYEEWQHQRSQLQGAMQQFNQRFIYGLQDQLAATANKEFDPLGPLPHGWEKRTDTNGRVYFVHHPTRTTQWEDPRRQGLLNDKPLPDGWEMRFTVDGIPYFVDHNRRTTTYIDPRTGKSSLENGPQITYVRDFKAKVQYFRFWCQQMSMSQHIKITVSRKTLFEDSFQQIMSFHPQDLRRRLWVIFPGEEGLDYGGVAREWFFLLSHEVLNPMYCLFEYAGKDNYCLQINPASYINPDHLKYFKFIGRFIAMALFHGKFIDTGFSLPFYKRILNKPLALKDLESIDPEFYNSLIWIKDNNIEECGLEMFFSVDKEILGEVTTHELKPDGGNIQVTEENKEEYIRLVAEWRLSRGVEEQTQAFFQGFNEVLPQQYLQYFDAKELEVMLCGMQEIDLVDWQRNTIYRHYARSSKQILWFWQFVKEMDNEKRMRLLQFVTGTCRLPVGGFADLMGSNGPQKFCIEKVGKDNWLPRSHTCFNRLDLPPYKSYEQLKEKLIFAIEETEGFGQE
- the itcha gene encoding itchy E3 ubiquitin protein ligase a isoform X1, which gives rise to MKSQLQVTVISARLKENKKNWFGPSPYVEVVVDGQSKRTEKCNNTHSPKWKQALTVIVTPVSKLIFRVWSHQTLKADILLGMATLEIRETLKNNDLKLCEVVQTLHLCSERDPKDVVGDLSVCLDGMQVDAESFALAEREHAAVPNGNTKQNGDTGNRSSRDTSPSSDSEEWVIVPNGPSVNGTISPSRSPGGSGASRPPRPTRPPPPTPCRPAASPTSSSSSSPSELSEAPASDGSSQVSASGCSDQQDDSGAASARPSQPTSDPKPGASTSTAVGTTTPRITPMNNGPLPPGWEQRVDQNGRVYYVDHIEKRTTWERPEPLPAGWERRVDPMGRVYYVDHMTRTTTWQRPTQESVRNYEEWQHQRSQLQGAMQQFNQRFIYGLQDQLAATANKEFDPLGPLPHGWEKRTDTNGRVYFVHHPTRTTQWEDPRRQGLLNDKPLPDGWEMRFTVDGIPYFVDHNRRTTTYIDPRTGKSSLENGPQITYVRDFKAKVQYFRFWCQQMSMSQHIKITVSRKTLFEDSFQQIMSFHPQDLRRRLWVIFPGEEGLDYGGVAREWFFLLSHEVLNPMYCLFEYAGKDNYCLQINPASYINPDHLKYFKFIGRFIAMALFHGKFIDTGFSLPFYKRILNKPLALKDLESIDPEFYNSLIWIKDNNIEECGLEMFFSVDKEILGEVTTHELKPDGGNIQVTEENKEEYIRLVAEWRLSRGVEEQTQAFFQGFNEVLPQQYLQYFDAKELEVMLCGMQEIDLVDWQRNTIYRHYARSSKQILWFWQFVKEMDNEKRMRLLQFVTGTCRLPVGGFADLMGSNGPQKFCIEKVGKDNWLPRSHTCFNRLDLPPYKSYEQLKEKLIFAIEETEGFGQE